The following nucleotide sequence is from Methanobrevibacter boviskoreani JH1.
TTTACAGGGGCATGTCATAATATAATAAAAAATTTAAAGGCGAATAATATGTCTAAAGAAGAAGAAACCAATAATAATATTGATGTTAATGAAAATGAAACTGAAAATAATGAAAATACAAAATTCATTACACAAGAAGATGCTGAAAAATATTTCAATGAGTTAATGGCTGAAAAAGAACAATCAATCACTGAAACTGTTCTTAGTAATGTTGAATCAAAAATTAATAGTATGGTTAATACTGCTATAGCTGAAGCATTAGAACAAGGAAACAAAACTGAATCAGATACTGAATCTGATGATGAAATTGTAAAAAGTTTACTTACTGAATTTAATAAGAACATGGATTCTAAACTTCAGGAATTTAATAATAGATTTTTTAAAAATCTTCAAGATAATAGAAATCCCGAGAACCATGTAGATAAAGCTTTACAAAATGAATCAGTAGAAAAAAATGAAAATGAATATTCTACAAAAAGTATAGCTGAAAAAATAGTTAGTATGAATTAGAATATACTATTTTTATATAAAAAATAAATTTTTTTTAAAAAATATTAGGAGTAATTGATATTTATGTCTGAATTAACTATCCATGATATTGCAACTAAACTTGAATCACAGTCAAATGAATTAAAAGAATTAAGAAAAGCGATGACTGTTACTACTAATGCACCAACTTCAATGCAAATTGAATATACTAAAGAGATTAAAAGTAAAATCTTTGATCAAGCACCATATCTTCGATTTTTAGAGTCCAAAGGTTGTGTTCAAAGTGCAAGTACTTCTCAAGTTGGTTTTTATAAAGAAAATAATGGGTCTGTAGCACAATTTATCGCTGAGGATGATGATATTCCTGAAGCTACCTCAACTACTTATACAGAAGAAACTGCTAAAATGGCTACTCTTATTCAACCTATTGATATTTCTATGATGG
It contains:
- a CDS encoding phage major capsid protein, coding for MSELTIHDIATKLESQSNELKELRKAMTVTTNAPTSMQIEYTKEIKSKIFDQAPYLRFLESKGCVQSASTSQVGFYKENNGSVAQFIAEDDDIPEATSTTYTEETAKMATLIQPIDISMMAEMGNTVIDLIQREIDKGFINVKNMADSALLQGDGTNNTFKGFTSQVTDNKIDLKGEGI
- a CDS encoding HK97 family phage prohead protease, producing MSNGFIVYSPLTRKSVEDFTTNTEENERILLEGIASTTNKDLYGEIISPDAMKKMVEQAPTLNIHGDHRYGLDHVIGAVKDVSESEGKLHIKFLVTKKYSPLIKDMLDTGIHLGLSIGGFVKDYDTTTKTIKNINLKEISLTALPANWDTFGTVRSKNLVKSNCFTGACHNIIKNLKANNMSKEEETNNNIDVNENETENNENTKFITQEDAEKYFNELMAEKEQSITETVLSNVESKINSMVNTAIAEALEQGNKTESDTESDDEIVKSLLTEFNKNMDSKLQEFNNRFFKNLQDNRNPENHVDKALQNESVEKNENEYSTKSIAEKIVSMN